One segment of Carya illinoinensis cultivar Pawnee chromosome 13, C.illinoinensisPawnee_v1, whole genome shotgun sequence DNA contains the following:
- the LOC122292797 gene encoding 40S ribosomal protein S17-like, with translation MGRVCTKTVKKSSRQVIERYYSKMTLDFHTNKKILEEVAIIPSKRLRNKIAGFSTHLMKRIQKGPVRGISLKLQEEERERRMDFVPDESAIKTDEIKVDKETLDMLAALGMSDIPGLVEAELQPVIPAQVFGRGGGGAGGPRRY, from the coding sequence ATGGGTCGTGTTTGTACCAAGACTGTGAAGAAGTCCTCTCGCCAGGTGATTGAGAGGTACTACTCTAAGATGACCTTGGACTTTCACACAAACAAGAAGATCTTGGAGGAGGTTGCCATCATTCCCTCAAAGCGTCTTCGTAACAAGATTGCTGGCTTCTCTACCCACCTGATGAAGCGGATTCAGAAGGGCCCAGTTCGTGGCATCTCACTGAAGCTGCAAGAAGAAGAGCGTGAGCGTCGTATGGACTTTGTGCCTGATGAATCTGCCATCAAGACTGATGAAATTAAGGTTGATAAGGAGACACTCGACATGCTTGCTGCTCTTGGCATGTCTGATATCCCCGGGCTTGTCGAAGCTGAACTACAGCCTGTTATTCCTGCACAGGTGTTTGGTCGTGGTGGAGGTGGTGCTGGTGGACCTAGGAGGTACTGA